In Pseudomonas sp. HR96, the DNA window GAGTTGATGGACGTGGTGCTCGAGGCACTGGATGCCGTCAACGGCATGTTCAGCGAGGTGCGCGAGCGCACCGACATCACCCCAGCCTCGCCCCAGCTGCTCGAAGCCTTGGCGCGCCTGGCCGAACCTGCCGGTGCCGAGCCTGCGCCAGCCGTGGCGGCACCCGCGCCGGCGGCTGCGGCCAGCGCTGCGCCTGCCGGCGCAGCCGATGAAATCACCGACTTCGAATTCGAAGCGCTGCTCGACTCGCTCAACAACGTCCACGAAGCGCCTGCCCCGGCGGCGCCGCCAGCGTCTGTCAGCGCTGCGCCTGTTGCACCGGCCGCGTCCGGCAGCGACGAGATCACCGACGACGAGTTCGAGAACCTGCTCGACCAGTTGCATGGCAAAGGCCAGTTCGCTGCCCCTGCAGCGGCTGCGCCGGCCAGGCCGGCGGCGGGCAGCGACGAAATCACCGATGATGAATTCGAGAACCTGCTCGATCAGTTGCATGGCAAGGGCTCCTTCGCCGTCGACAACCTTCCCGGCGCTGCGCCTGCGGCCAGCACCGAGCCGAGCACCACCGGCACCCAGGCGCCGGTCAAGGCCGGTGAGTTGATCACCGACGACGAGTTCGAGAACCTGCTCGACGAACTGCACGGCAAAGGCAAGTTCAGCGAAGTGCCGCCGGCCGCCGCCGAACCGGTTGCGGCCAAGCCTGCGCCGGTGCCGGCAGCAGCGCCTGCGCCCGTGGCCAAGCCCGCCGCTGGGCCCGCTGCTGCGCCTGCCGCCCCTGCTCGCGCGGCGGCGCCTGCCGGTGACAAACCGGCCGCCAGCGAAGCGGAAACCACGGTGCGGGTCGACACCGCGCGCCTGGACGAAATCATGAACATGGTCGGCGAACTAGTGCTGGTGCGTAACCGCCTGGTGCGCCTGGGCAGCAACAGCGCCGATGAAGCCATGCAGAAGGCCGTGTCGAACCTCGACGTGGTGACCGCCGACCTGCAGACCGCGGTGATGAAAACCCGCATGCAGCCGATCAAGAAGGTCTTCGGGCGCTTCCCGCGCCTGGTTCGCGACCTGGCTCGCCAGCTCAAGAAAGAGATCAACCTGGAGCTGGTGGGCGAAGAGACCGACCTGGACAAGAACCTCGTCGAGGCCCTGGCCGACCCGCTGGTGCACTTGGTGCGCAACGCGGTCGACCACGGCATCGAGTCGCCGGAAGAGCGCG includes these proteins:
- a CDS encoding chemotaxis protein CheA; this translates as MSFGADEEILQDFLVEAGEILEQLSEQLVELESRPDDADLLNAIFRGFHTVKGGAGFLQLNELVECCHIAENVFDILRKGERRVDSELMDVVLEALDAVNGMFSEVRERTDITPASPQLLEALARLAEPAGAEPAPAVAAPAPAAAASAAPAGAADEITDFEFEALLDSLNNVHEAPAPAAPPASVSAAPVAPAASGSDEITDDEFENLLDQLHGKGQFAAPAAAAPARPAAGSDEITDDEFENLLDQLHGKGSFAVDNLPGAAPAASTEPSTTGTQAPVKAGELITDDEFENLLDELHGKGKFSEVPPAAAEPVAAKPAPVPAAAPAPVAKPAAGPAAAPAAPARAAAPAGDKPAASEAETTVRVDTARLDEIMNMVGELVLVRNRLVRLGSNSADEAMQKAVSNLDVVTADLQTAVMKTRMQPIKKVFGRFPRLVRDLARQLKKEINLELVGEETDLDKNLVEALADPLVHLVRNAVDHGIESPEEREASGKSRGGRVVLSAEQEGDHILLSISDDGKGMDPAVLRAIAVKRGVMDKDAADRLSDTECYNLIFAPGFSTKTEISDVSGRGVGMDVVKTKISQLNGTINIHSVKGQGSKIVIKVPLTLAIMPTLMVMLGNQAFAFPLVNVNEIFHLDLSRTNVVDGQEVVIVRDKALPLFYLKRWLVSSAAHEEQHEGHVVILSVGTQRIGFVVDQLVGQEEVVIKPLGKMLQGTPGMSGATITGDGRIALILDVPSMLKRYATRRI